A single genomic interval of halophilic archaeon DL31 harbors:
- a CDS encoding LVIVD repeat-containing protein (PFAM: LVIVD~KEGG: hvo:HVO_0405 NifU-like domain-containing protein), with protein MRRRETLRFLGGSLAATSLSGVVGAHPTPSGTDDDATPAPTRTDAGYGPLGNVEVAGATEAVTSDDGTLAFIAATDGYAIVDISTPSQPTVLAERRALLADREDGPLSQIHDVKQNGNTLLVVGPANGPSGESLSGALLVDVSDPESPTHRGFYETDYPIHNGDLVDGRAYLTANGSEDVRLEIIDVTAEPTRLGSWALTDHEPGWEALPRLLRVVHDVWVQNGTAYLAHWDAGVWILDVRDPASPTVLGHIGDRSPEQVVADADGRSQSEQISLPGNAHVAVVDDSSDLLALGREAWATPGAPPGTTTAEPDGGPGGIDLYDVSDPAAPVLLSTIEPPATVDATLSGSWTTAHNCELRDDVLYSSWYRGGVKRHDVSDPANPVELTWWADPPHAEFWTARVGVPGETFVASSRGTETSSPGLYVFPDEPGTTTWGFEDRVGETPTVTERQPTTPTETPTPVPTTEPEPTTATESPGFGVLAALAALGTGTLVWRRDDGE; from the coding sequence ATGCGCAGACGCGAGACGCTCCGATTTCTTGGTGGCAGCCTCGCTGCCACGTCTCTGTCAGGCGTCGTTGGCGCCCACCCAACCCCATCCGGGACGGACGACGACGCGACGCCGGCGCCCACCCGGACCGACGCTGGCTACGGGCCACTCGGGAACGTCGAGGTCGCGGGAGCGACGGAGGCAGTGACCAGCGACGATGGCACTCTCGCCTTCATTGCAGCGACTGACGGCTACGCGATTGTCGATATTTCCACGCCGTCCCAGCCGACTGTCCTGGCGGAGCGCCGTGCCCTGCTCGCCGACCGCGAGGACGGCCCGCTCTCGCAGATTCACGACGTGAAACAGAACGGTAATACGCTGCTTGTAGTCGGTCCCGCTAACGGCCCCAGCGGGGAGTCTCTCTCGGGGGCGCTCCTCGTCGACGTGAGCGACCCCGAATCCCCCACACACCGCGGCTTCTACGAAACTGACTACCCGATTCATAACGGTGACCTCGTCGACGGCCGCGCTTACCTCACCGCCAACGGTTCCGAGGACGTTCGCCTCGAAATTATCGATGTGACGGCCGAACCCACTCGGCTCGGAAGCTGGGCGCTCACCGACCACGAACCGGGCTGGGAAGCGCTTCCCCGTCTGCTCCGGGTCGTTCACGACGTGTGGGTACAGAACGGAACGGCCTACCTCGCCCACTGGGACGCCGGTGTCTGGATCCTTGACGTCCGCGACCCGGCGTCGCCGACCGTGCTCGGCCATATCGGCGACCGCAGCCCAGAGCAGGTGGTGGCCGACGCCGATGGCCGGTCCCAGAGCGAGCAGATTTCGCTTCCCGGCAACGCCCACGTCGCCGTCGTCGACGATAGCAGCGACCTCCTCGCGCTCGGGCGCGAAGCATGGGCCACGCCGGGCGCGCCGCCGGGAACGACCACGGCAGAACCCGACGGCGGTCCGGGCGGCATCGACCTCTACGACGTGTCCGACCCTGCAGCACCGGTGTTGCTCTCGACCATCGAACCGCCCGCCACCGTCGACGCCACCCTCAGCGGCTCGTGGACAACCGCTCACAACTGCGAACTCCGCGATGACGTGCTCTACAGTTCGTGGTACCGCGGCGGCGTCAAACGCCACGACGTGTCGGACCCCGCGAACCCCGTGGAACTGACCTGGTGGGCCGACCCCCCCCACGCGGAGTTCTGGACCGCACGAGTCGGCGTCCCGGGCGAGACGTTCGTGGCCTCCTCCCGAGGGACTGAGACGAGTTCGCCCGGGCTCTACGTCTTCCCCGACGAACCGGGAACGACCACGTGGGGGTTCGAAGACCGGGTGGGTGAGACGCCGACAGTAACAGAGCGCCAGCCAACCACGCCGACAGAGACCCCAACGCCGGTGCCGACGACGGAGCCT
- a CDS encoding folate-binding protein YgfZ (TIGRFAM: Folate-binding, YgfZ~KEGG: hbo:Hbor_27940 aminomethyltransferase~PFAM: Glycine cleavage T-protein, N-terminal; Glycine cleavage T-protein, C-terminal barrel), producing the protein MTLVGGSHADHGATFSERGGREVVEEYGRADRAVRAVRNGVGVIEMGYGVVVITGDDRVEFVDNAVTNNVPSENGAGCYALLLDPQGGIETELFIYNAGERLLLFTPPDRAEELVEDWSGKVFIQDVDIREATTDFGVFGVHGPQATEKVASVLHKAGAPAGAYSFVRGSMGDAGVSVIAGDAPTGEESYEIVCAAADAGEVWMTLLSRGNGAFPFGYRTYETLTLEAGTPLFDTELRGEIPNVVGLRAALDFEKGCYVGQEVVSRVENVGQPSRRLVGIQLGDGDVTADDPLPDGGAAVFAGDAAVGEVTRACWSPTLEAPIALALVGWDTDDISAVRVDGTERPAERVDLPFVEGSEQSGRLPRY; encoded by the coding sequence ATGACTCTGGTAGGCGGGAGCCACGCGGACCACGGCGCGACGTTCAGCGAGCGGGGCGGCCGTGAGGTGGTCGAGGAGTACGGCCGCGCTGATCGAGCGGTCCGGGCCGTTCGCAACGGTGTCGGCGTCATCGAGATGGGCTACGGCGTCGTCGTCATCACTGGCGACGACCGTGTCGAGTTCGTCGATAACGCAGTCACAAACAATGTTCCGAGCGAGAACGGGGCGGGCTGCTACGCACTGTTGCTCGACCCGCAGGGGGGCATCGAGACGGAGCTGTTCATCTACAACGCCGGGGAGCGCCTGCTGCTGTTCACGCCCCCCGATCGCGCCGAGGAACTGGTCGAGGACTGGTCTGGCAAAGTGTTCATTCAGGACGTCGACATCCGTGAGGCGACGACCGATTTCGGCGTCTTCGGCGTTCACGGCCCCCAAGCGACCGAGAAAGTCGCGTCTGTTCTCCACAAGGCTGGCGCTCCTGCCGGCGCGTACTCGTTCGTCCGCGGTTCGATGGGCGACGCTGGCGTCTCAGTGATCGCCGGCGACGCCCCGACTGGTGAGGAGAGCTACGAGATCGTCTGCGCTGCTGCGGACGCCGGAGAAGTGTGGATGACGCTGCTCTCCCGCGGCAACGGTGCGTTCCCGTTCGGCTATCGCACCTACGAGACGCTTACGCTGGAGGCCGGCACGCCGCTGTTCGACACCGAACTCCGCGGAGAGATTCCGAACGTCGTCGGCCTCCGTGCGGCGCTGGACTTTGAGAAAGGCTGTTACGTCGGGCAAGAGGTCGTCTCACGGGTCGAAAACGTTGGGCAGCCCAGCCGCCGCCTCGTCGGCATCCAACTGGGCGACGGCGACGTGACAGCTGACGACCCGCTTCCTGATGGCGGTGCGGCGGTGTTCGCCGGCGACGCTGCCGTGGGCGAAGTAACTCGGGCGTGCTGGAGTCCGACCCTTGAGGCCCCGATTGCGTTGGCACTGGTCGGCTGGGACACCGACGATATCTCGGCGGTCCGTGTCGATGGAACGGAACGCCCCGCCGAACGGGTCGACCTCCCCTTCGTCGAGGGGAGTGAACAGTCCGGGCGCCTGCCGCGGTACTGA
- a CDS encoding hypothetical protein (KEGG: hwa:HQ3111A hypothetical protein), translating into MAIRPEHRDRDDVEFGVLSALADRADEGMTVLELRAAVDADIDRLEAALSDLKQARLIEVERNDDRTVLYPADEVVLGPDDVTDEEPSLLDVIRRRLGF; encoded by the coding sequence ATGGCTATCCGCCCCGAGCATCGAGATCGGGACGACGTGGAGTTCGGTGTCCTCTCCGCGCTCGCAGACCGCGCCGACGAGGGAATGACCGTCCTCGAACTCCGTGCAGCTGTCGACGCCGATATCGACCGCCTCGAAGCCGCACTCAGCGACTTGAAGCAGGCCCGGCTCATCGAGGTCGAACGAAACGACGACCGAACCGTGCTCTACCCCGCTGACGAGGTTGTTCTCGGCCCCGACGACGTCACCGACGAGGAACCGAGCCTCCTCGACGTGATTCGCCGGCGCTTGGGCTTCTGA